A genomic region of Colletes latitarsis isolate SP2378_abdomen chromosome 7, iyColLati1, whole genome shotgun sequence contains the following coding sequences:
- the Naglu gene encoding N-acetyl-alpha-glucosaminidase isoform X3 gives MGYSSAWWQWDQWERNIDWMALNGINLALAFNGQEAIWRRVYLEMNLTQHEINEHFGGPAFLPWIRMGNIRGLGGTLSSNWHERSLRLQHRILQRMRDLGIIPVLPAFAGHVPRAFSRLFPMANITKTDPWNHFSDKYCCPSLLEPTDPLFQAIGEKFLETYIEEFGTDHVYNCDTFNENEPYSTELKYLRNIGHSVFSAMNSVDPKAIWIMQGWLFVHSMTFWTEPRVKAFLSSVPLGKMIVLDLQSEQFPQYNRFKSYYGHAFIWCMLHNFGGTLGMFGSAQIINRRVFEARNMNDSTMVGTGLTPEGINQNYVIYDLMNEMAYRQKRVNLDNWFENYASRRYGAWNEYSAKAWKSLRRTIYNFSGTGRVRGRYVITARPSLKLTPWAWYDRASFFDAWYVFLQARHGRRNSTLYQHDVVDLTRQALQLKADDLYVQLMDAFKNTNVTEFKSNANALIELFDDLESILASGRAFLLGTWLEEAKNVTTNKAEKQLYEYNARNQITLWGPRGEIRDYANKQWSGVIVDYFKPRWAIFLGALETSLIQKTKLNVTEINESIFEMVEKPFTFSRKLYATEPKGDCIEIAMKILTKWHKPSKQKRRSYFRIKNLNGRK, from the exons ATGGGATACAGCTCTGCATGGTGGCAGTGGGATCAGTGGGAAAGGAATATCGACTGGATGGCTCTTAATGGAATTAATTTGGCGCTTGCATTCAATGGCCAGGAGGCTATTTGGCGAAGAGTATACCTGGAGATGAATTTGACCCAACACGAGATCAACGAACATTTCGGGGGACCTGCCTTCTTACCTTG GATTAGAATGGGCAACATTCGTGGATTGGGTGGTACTCTAAGCTCAAACTGGCACGAGAGATCGCTCCGTTTGCAGCATCGAATCCTCCAAAGGATGAGGGATCTTGGAATCATTCCTGTCCTACCAGCGTTCGCAGGACACGTGCCAAGAGCGTTCTCCAGGCTATTTCCTATGGCAAACATAACTAAAACAGACCCCTGGAACCATTTCTCGGACAAGTATTGTTG CCCCTCTCTCCTGGAGCCTACGGATCCACTGTTTCAGGCGATCGGCGAGAAGTTTTTGGAAACG TATATCGAGGAGTTTGGCACCGATCATGTCTACAATTGCGACACTTTCAACGAAAACGAACCGTACAGCACTGAGCTGAAGTATCTGAGGAACATAGGGCATTCGGTTTTCTCAGCCATGAACAGCGTTGATCCAAAAGCAATATG GATAATGCAAGGCTGGCTATTCGTCCATAGCATGACATTCTGGACCGAGCCTAGAGTAAAGGCCTTTCTGTCGTCAGTTCCACTT GGGAAGATGATAGTCTTGGACCTGCAGTCCGAACAGTTTCCTCAGTACAACAGATTCAAATCTTATTATGGCCATGCGTTCATTTGGTGCATGTTGCACAACTTTGGCGGAACACTCGGCATGTTTGGTTCTGCTCAAATTATCAACCGT CGTGTTTTTGAAGCAAGAAACATGAACGACAGCACGATGGTGGGAACGGGCCTAACACCTGAAGGCATAAACCAGAACTACGTCATCTATGATTTGATGAATGAAATGGCCTATCGTCAGAAACGCGTGAATTTGGACAATTG GTTCGAAAATTACGCCAGTCGCAGATACGGGGCGTGGAACGAGTACTCAGCGAAGGCTTGGAAGAGTTTGAGAAGAACGATCTACAACTTCAGTGGAACAGGAAGAGTGAGAGGACGTTACGTGATTACTGCACGTCCAAGTTTGAAATTGACGCCATGG GCTTGGTACGATCGTGCCTCGTTTTTCGACGCGTGGTACGTATTTCTGCAAGCAAGACACGGACGAAGGAATAGCACCCTTTATCAACACGACGTCGTCGATCTGACTAGGCAAGCTCTTCAACTGAAGGCAGATGATCTTTACGTCCAATTAATGGACGCTTTTAAAAATACAAACGTCACTGAGTTCAA ATCAAACGCTAATGCGCTTATAGAGCTCTTCGACGATTTGGAGTCGATACTGGCCTCTGGAAGAGCTTTCCTGTTGGGCACGTGGTTGGAGGAAGCGAAAAATGTAACGACTAACAAAGCAGAGAAACAATTATACGAATACAACGCCAGAAATCAGATTACTTTGTGGGGGCCGCGTGGAGAAATAAGGGACTACGCGAACAAACAATGGTCCGGCGTCATTGTGGATTATTTCAAGCCACGTTGGGCTATTTTTCTCGGCGCACTCGAAACTTCCCTCATCCAAAAGACGAAACTGAACGTCACGGAAATTAACGAGAGCATATTCGAAATGGTCGAGAAACCATTCACATTTTCCCGGAAACTTTATGCGACAGAACCGAAGG GAGACTGTATCGAGATAGCAATGAAAATTTTGACAAAGTGGCATAAACCatcgaaacaaaagagacgatcgTACTTTAGAATCAAGAACCTAAATGGAAGGAAGTAA
- the Naglu gene encoding N-acetyl-alpha-glucosaminidase isoform X1, which translates to MSAVRLLYTSSVIVFGLMVVCSQRIKQDAFQGTLGHIRPQSSPEVQIKAAEGVAQRLLGAERANLFVMIVDPDLGPIGKDTFTIRKTPLDQIEIVGTSGVTVAWGLHYYLKNYCNVHVSWEGSQLELPNTLPDVRVNVTSNDRFRYYQNVCTMGYSSAWWQWDQWERNIDWMALNGINLALAFNGQEAIWRRVYLEMNLTQHEINEHFGGPAFLPWIRMGNIRGLGGTLSSNWHERSLRLQHRILQRMRDLGIIPVLPAFAGHVPRAFSRLFPMANITKTDPWNHFSDKYCCPSLLEPTDPLFQAIGEKFLETYIEEFGTDHVYNCDTFNENEPYSTELKYLRNIGHSVFSAMNSVDPKAIWIMQGWLFVHSMTFWTEPRVKAFLSSVPLGKMIVLDLQSEQFPQYNRFKSYYGHAFIWCMLHNFGGTLGMFGSAQIINRRVFEARNMNDSTMVGTGLTPEGINQNYVIYDLMNEMAYRQKRVNLDNWFENYASRRYGAWNEYSAKAWKSLRRTIYNFSGTGRVRGRYVITARPSLKLTPWAWYDRASFFDAWYVFLQARHGRRNSTLYQHDVVDLTRQALQLKADDLYVQLMDAFKNTNVTEFKSNANALIELFDDLESILASGRAFLLGTWLEEAKNVTTNKAEKQLYEYNARNQITLWGPRGEIRDYANKQWSGVIVDYFKPRWAIFLGALETSLIQKTKLNVTEINESIFEMVEKPFTFSRKLYATEPKGDCIEIAMKILTKWHKPSKQKRRSYFRIKNLNGRK; encoded by the exons ATGTCGGCGGTAAGGTTATTGTACACGTCCAGCGTTATCGTTTTTGGGCTAATGGTGGTGTGCAGTCAACGTATAAAGCAGGACG CCTTTCAGGGCACCCTGGGGCACATAAGACCTCAATCTTCACCGGAAGTGCAAATAAAAGCAGCCGAAGGCGTCGCCCAAAGACTATTAGGCGCGGAACGAGCTAATTTGTTCGTAATGATCGTGGATCCTGATCTTGGACCTATTGGAAAGGACACTTTCACA ATAAGAAAAACTCCACTCGATCAAATTGAGATCGTCGGTACCTCCGGTGTGACGGTTGCATGGGGCTTACATTATTACCTGAAGAACTACTGCAACGTTCACGTATCGTGGGAGGGAAGCCAGCTCGAACTCCCAAACACACTGCCAGACGTTCGCGTAAATGTCACCTCGAATGACAG GTTCAGATACTATCAAAACGTATGCACCATGGGATACAGCTCTGCATGGTGGCAGTGGGATCAGTGGGAAAGGAATATCGACTGGATGGCTCTTAATGGAATTAATTTGGCGCTTGCATTCAATGGCCAGGAGGCTATTTGGCGAAGAGTATACCTGGAGATGAATTTGACCCAACACGAGATCAACGAACATTTCGGGGGACCTGCCTTCTTACCTTG GATTAGAATGGGCAACATTCGTGGATTGGGTGGTACTCTAAGCTCAAACTGGCACGAGAGATCGCTCCGTTTGCAGCATCGAATCCTCCAAAGGATGAGGGATCTTGGAATCATTCCTGTCCTACCAGCGTTCGCAGGACACGTGCCAAGAGCGTTCTCCAGGCTATTTCCTATGGCAAACATAACTAAAACAGACCCCTGGAACCATTTCTCGGACAAGTATTGTTG CCCCTCTCTCCTGGAGCCTACGGATCCACTGTTTCAGGCGATCGGCGAGAAGTTTTTGGAAACG TATATCGAGGAGTTTGGCACCGATCATGTCTACAATTGCGACACTTTCAACGAAAACGAACCGTACAGCACTGAGCTGAAGTATCTGAGGAACATAGGGCATTCGGTTTTCTCAGCCATGAACAGCGTTGATCCAAAAGCAATATG GATAATGCAAGGCTGGCTATTCGTCCATAGCATGACATTCTGGACCGAGCCTAGAGTAAAGGCCTTTCTGTCGTCAGTTCCACTT GGGAAGATGATAGTCTTGGACCTGCAGTCCGAACAGTTTCCTCAGTACAACAGATTCAAATCTTATTATGGCCATGCGTTCATTTGGTGCATGTTGCACAACTTTGGCGGAACACTCGGCATGTTTGGTTCTGCTCAAATTATCAACCGT CGTGTTTTTGAAGCAAGAAACATGAACGACAGCACGATGGTGGGAACGGGCCTAACACCTGAAGGCATAAACCAGAACTACGTCATCTATGATTTGATGAATGAAATGGCCTATCGTCAGAAACGCGTGAATTTGGACAATTG GTTCGAAAATTACGCCAGTCGCAGATACGGGGCGTGGAACGAGTACTCAGCGAAGGCTTGGAAGAGTTTGAGAAGAACGATCTACAACTTCAGTGGAACAGGAAGAGTGAGAGGACGTTACGTGATTACTGCACGTCCAAGTTTGAAATTGACGCCATGG GCTTGGTACGATCGTGCCTCGTTTTTCGACGCGTGGTACGTATTTCTGCAAGCAAGACACGGACGAAGGAATAGCACCCTTTATCAACACGACGTCGTCGATCTGACTAGGCAAGCTCTTCAACTGAAGGCAGATGATCTTTACGTCCAATTAATGGACGCTTTTAAAAATACAAACGTCACTGAGTTCAA ATCAAACGCTAATGCGCTTATAGAGCTCTTCGACGATTTGGAGTCGATACTGGCCTCTGGAAGAGCTTTCCTGTTGGGCACGTGGTTGGAGGAAGCGAAAAATGTAACGACTAACAAAGCAGAGAAACAATTATACGAATACAACGCCAGAAATCAGATTACTTTGTGGGGGCCGCGTGGAGAAATAAGGGACTACGCGAACAAACAATGGTCCGGCGTCATTGTGGATTATTTCAAGCCACGTTGGGCTATTTTTCTCGGCGCACTCGAAACTTCCCTCATCCAAAAGACGAAACTGAACGTCACGGAAATTAACGAGAGCATATTCGAAATGGTCGAGAAACCATTCACATTTTCCCGGAAACTTTATGCGACAGAACCGAAGG GAGACTGTATCGAGATAGCAATGAAAATTTTGACAAAGTGGCATAAACCatcgaaacaaaagagacgatcgTACTTTAGAATCAAGAACCTAAATGGAAGGAAGTAA
- the Naglu gene encoding N-acetyl-alpha-glucosaminidase isoform X2 — translation MSAVRLLYTSSVIVFGLMVVCSQRIKQDAFQGTLGHIRPQSSPEVQIKAAEGVAQRLLGAERANLFVMIVDPDLGPIGKDTFTIRKTPLDQIEIVGTSGVTVAWGLHYYLKNYCNVHVSWEGSQLELPNTLPDVRVNVTSNDRFRYYQNVCTMGYSSAWWQWDQWERNIDWMALNGINLALAFNGQEAIWRRVYLEMNLTQHEINEHFGGPAFLPWIRMGNIRGLGGTLSSNWHERSLRLQHRILQRMRDLGIIPVLPAFAGHVPRAFSRLFPMANITKTDPWNHFSDKYCCPSLLEPTDPLFQAIGEKFLETYIEEFGTDHVYNCDTFNENEPYSTELKYLRNIGHSVFSAMNSVDPKAIWIMQGWLFVHSMTFWTEPRVKAFLSSVPLGKMIVLDLQSEQFPQYNRFKSYYGHAFIWCMLHNFGGTLGMFGSAQIINRRVFEARNMNDSTMVGTGLTPEGINQNYVIYDLMNEMAYRQKRVNLDNWFENYASRRYGAWNEYSAKAWKSLRRTIYNFSGTGRVRGRYVITARPSLKLTPWAWYDRASFFDAWYVFLQARHGRRNSTLYQHDVVDLTRQALQLKADDLYVQLMDAFKNTNVTEFKALRRFGVDTGLWKSFPVGHVVGGSEKCND, via the exons ATGTCGGCGGTAAGGTTATTGTACACGTCCAGCGTTATCGTTTTTGGGCTAATGGTGGTGTGCAGTCAACGTATAAAGCAGGACG CCTTTCAGGGCACCCTGGGGCACATAAGACCTCAATCTTCACCGGAAGTGCAAATAAAAGCAGCCGAAGGCGTCGCCCAAAGACTATTAGGCGCGGAACGAGCTAATTTGTTCGTAATGATCGTGGATCCTGATCTTGGACCTATTGGAAAGGACACTTTCACA ATAAGAAAAACTCCACTCGATCAAATTGAGATCGTCGGTACCTCCGGTGTGACGGTTGCATGGGGCTTACATTATTACCTGAAGAACTACTGCAACGTTCACGTATCGTGGGAGGGAAGCCAGCTCGAACTCCCAAACACACTGCCAGACGTTCGCGTAAATGTCACCTCGAATGACAG GTTCAGATACTATCAAAACGTATGCACCATGGGATACAGCTCTGCATGGTGGCAGTGGGATCAGTGGGAAAGGAATATCGACTGGATGGCTCTTAATGGAATTAATTTGGCGCTTGCATTCAATGGCCAGGAGGCTATTTGGCGAAGAGTATACCTGGAGATGAATTTGACCCAACACGAGATCAACGAACATTTCGGGGGACCTGCCTTCTTACCTTG GATTAGAATGGGCAACATTCGTGGATTGGGTGGTACTCTAAGCTCAAACTGGCACGAGAGATCGCTCCGTTTGCAGCATCGAATCCTCCAAAGGATGAGGGATCTTGGAATCATTCCTGTCCTACCAGCGTTCGCAGGACACGTGCCAAGAGCGTTCTCCAGGCTATTTCCTATGGCAAACATAACTAAAACAGACCCCTGGAACCATTTCTCGGACAAGTATTGTTG CCCCTCTCTCCTGGAGCCTACGGATCCACTGTTTCAGGCGATCGGCGAGAAGTTTTTGGAAACG TATATCGAGGAGTTTGGCACCGATCATGTCTACAATTGCGACACTTTCAACGAAAACGAACCGTACAGCACTGAGCTGAAGTATCTGAGGAACATAGGGCATTCGGTTTTCTCAGCCATGAACAGCGTTGATCCAAAAGCAATATG GATAATGCAAGGCTGGCTATTCGTCCATAGCATGACATTCTGGACCGAGCCTAGAGTAAAGGCCTTTCTGTCGTCAGTTCCACTT GGGAAGATGATAGTCTTGGACCTGCAGTCCGAACAGTTTCCTCAGTACAACAGATTCAAATCTTATTATGGCCATGCGTTCATTTGGTGCATGTTGCACAACTTTGGCGGAACACTCGGCATGTTTGGTTCTGCTCAAATTATCAACCGT CGTGTTTTTGAAGCAAGAAACATGAACGACAGCACGATGGTGGGAACGGGCCTAACACCTGAAGGCATAAACCAGAACTACGTCATCTATGATTTGATGAATGAAATGGCCTATCGTCAGAAACGCGTGAATTTGGACAATTG GTTCGAAAATTACGCCAGTCGCAGATACGGGGCGTGGAACGAGTACTCAGCGAAGGCTTGGAAGAGTTTGAGAAGAACGATCTACAACTTCAGTGGAACAGGAAGAGTGAGAGGACGTTACGTGATTACTGCACGTCCAAGTTTGAAATTGACGCCATGG GCTTGGTACGATCGTGCCTCGTTTTTCGACGCGTGGTACGTATTTCTGCAAGCAAGACACGGACGAAGGAATAGCACCCTTTATCAACACGACGTCGTCGATCTGACTAGGCAAGCTCTTCAACTGAAGGCAGATGATCTTTACGTCCAATTAATGGACGCTTTTAAAAATACAAACGTCACTGAGTTCAA AGCTCTTCGACGATTTGGAGTCGATACTGGCCTCTGGAAGAGCTTTCCTGTTGGGCACGTGGTTGGAGGAAGCGAAAAATGTAACGACTAA
- the LOC143343282 gene encoding mitochondrial amidoxime-reducing component 1 isoform X1 translates to MQGHPDWRPTVVVTCSLTIVLLVIMWNIKRNYPNKSKKTTEDDTKEDEEVHEEITTCKNNINHKIDVAVCPTNDTIPELPDPKWMKVGQIQELYAYPLKSGRGQDVKECNFTEFGISIEKEGRFTLRDRMFLVYNEETGRFQTGRQYPTLILVSLSAVDESKVKLEAVGMPSVIFNVPKCSEDSPEAVQCTMWWGEPVKCIDCGPEPAEWLSRFLTGINSGLRLGCALMDRRNISVGPWEKYTKVYKTLRNEDTGLFSDLASYMLMSTRSVEMLNEKLERPVPALQFRPNILVSTQEPFEDDNWEWIKIGEQVVIRNVKPCTRCKLIQVNPDTGIMDEQEPSKTLKTFREQTAPKQVALEGKVPAIGILCGLYVPGKVKLGDDVFVHVPNGSSVETNHRETTS, encoded by the exons ATGCAAGGACACCCG GATTGGCGACCCACGGTGGTGGTGACGTGCAGTTTGACTATAGTTCTCCTAGTGATCATGTGGAACATAAAGAGAAATTACCCAAACAAGTCGAAAAAGACGACAGAGGACGACACAAAGGAAGACGAGGAAGTTCACGAAGAAATCACTACCTGCAAAAATAACATAAATCACAAAATCGACGTTGCGGTGTGCCCCACCAACGACACGATTCCCGAATTACCCGATCCAAAATGGATGAAAGTGGGTCAAATTCAAGAACTATACGCGTACCCTTTAAAATCTGGACGAGGACAGGACGTGAAGGAATGCAATTTCACAGAATTTGGCATAAGTATTGAGAAGGAAGGGCGGTTCACCCTTCGAGACAG AATGTTTCTAGTGTACAACGAGGAAACTGGCCGTTTCCAAACTGGAAGACAGTACCCAACGCTGATTCTAGTTAGCCTATCCGCGGTAGACGAATCCAAGGTGAAACTCGAAGCCGTAGGGATGCCCAGTGTAATTTTCAATGTGCCAAAATGTTCAGAGGACAGTCCCGAAGCCGTTCAATGCACCATGTGGTGGGGAGAGCCAGTGAAGTGTATCGATTGTGGCCCAGAACCTGCTGAATGGTTATCAAG ATTTTTAACTGGAATAAATTCCGGATTACGATTGGGCTGTGCACTGATGGACAGACGAAACATTTCCGTTGGTCCCTGGGAAAAGTATACAAAAGTATACAAGACTCTCAGAAACGAGGACACT GGCTTGTTTAGCGATTTGGCCAGCTACATGCTGATGTCCACGCGATCCGTCGAGATGCTGAACGAGAAACTGGAGAGACCAGTACCTGCCTTACAATTCCGTCCAAATATTTTGGTTTCTACGCAGGAACCGTTCGAAGACGACAACTGGGAGTGGATAAAAATTGGCGAACAAGTTGTGATCAGAAACGTCAAACCGTGTACTAG ATGCAAATTAATTCAAGTAAACCCTGACACTGGCATTATGGATGAACAGGAACCATCGAAAACTCTAAAAAC TTTTCGAGAACAAACAGCCCCGAAACAAGTTGCGCTCGAAGGAAAAGTACCAGCAATAGGAATACTATGTGGACTATACGTTCCAGGGAAAGTAAAACTTGGAGACGATGTGTTCGTTCATGTGCCTAATGGTTCCTCCGTAGAAACGAATCATCGGGAAACCACGAGCTAG
- the LOC143343282 gene encoding mitochondrial amidoxime-reducing component 1 isoform X2 produces MQGHPDWRPTVVVTCSLTIVLLVIMWNIKRNYPNKSKKTTEDDTKEDEEVHEEITTCKNNINHKIDVAVCPTNDTIPELPDPKWMKVGQIQELYAYPLKSGRGQDVKECNFTEFGISIEKEGRFTLRDRMFLVYNEETGRFQTGRQYPTLILVSLSAVDESKVKLEAVGMPSVIFNVPKCSEDSPEAVQCTMWWGEPVKCIDCGPEPAEWLSRFLTGINSGLRLGCALMDRRNISVGPWEKYTKVYKTLRNEDTGLFSDLASYMLMSTRSVEMLNEKLERPVPALQFRPNILVSTQEPFEDDNWEWIKIGEQVVIRNVKPCTSFREQTAPKQVALEGKVPAIGILCGLYVPGKVKLGDDVFVHVPNGSSVETNHRETTS; encoded by the exons ATGCAAGGACACCCG GATTGGCGACCCACGGTGGTGGTGACGTGCAGTTTGACTATAGTTCTCCTAGTGATCATGTGGAACATAAAGAGAAATTACCCAAACAAGTCGAAAAAGACGACAGAGGACGACACAAAGGAAGACGAGGAAGTTCACGAAGAAATCACTACCTGCAAAAATAACATAAATCACAAAATCGACGTTGCGGTGTGCCCCACCAACGACACGATTCCCGAATTACCCGATCCAAAATGGATGAAAGTGGGTCAAATTCAAGAACTATACGCGTACCCTTTAAAATCTGGACGAGGACAGGACGTGAAGGAATGCAATTTCACAGAATTTGGCATAAGTATTGAGAAGGAAGGGCGGTTCACCCTTCGAGACAG AATGTTTCTAGTGTACAACGAGGAAACTGGCCGTTTCCAAACTGGAAGACAGTACCCAACGCTGATTCTAGTTAGCCTATCCGCGGTAGACGAATCCAAGGTGAAACTCGAAGCCGTAGGGATGCCCAGTGTAATTTTCAATGTGCCAAAATGTTCAGAGGACAGTCCCGAAGCCGTTCAATGCACCATGTGGTGGGGAGAGCCAGTGAAGTGTATCGATTGTGGCCCAGAACCTGCTGAATGGTTATCAAG ATTTTTAACTGGAATAAATTCCGGATTACGATTGGGCTGTGCACTGATGGACAGACGAAACATTTCCGTTGGTCCCTGGGAAAAGTATACAAAAGTATACAAGACTCTCAGAAACGAGGACACT GGCTTGTTTAGCGATTTGGCCAGCTACATGCTGATGTCCACGCGATCCGTCGAGATGCTGAACGAGAAACTGGAGAGACCAGTACCTGCCTTACAATTCCGTCCAAATATTTTGGTTTCTACGCAGGAACCGTTCGAAGACGACAACTGGGAGTGGATAAAAATTGGCGAACAAGTTGTGATCAGAAACGTCAAACCGTGTACTAG TTTTCGAGAACAAACAGCCCCGAAACAAGTTGCGCTCGAAGGAAAAGTACCAGCAATAGGAATACTATGTGGACTATACGTTCCAGGGAAAGTAAAACTTGGAGACGATGTGTTCGTTCATGTGCCTAATGGTTCCTCCGTAGAAACGAATCATCGGGAAACCACGAGCTAG
- the LOC143343283 gene encoding uncharacterized protein LOC143343283, which yields MEVHENGVARVSQTDHSRLTAMASTRDLTEMTAEQLQEFLDSFDVVLSDCDGVLWRLQNPIPGAMQTVNRLKELGKKVYLLTNNSTISIDRYCEKMDEGGLKVKPDHIINTAKVISWYLKKINFRDEVFLISTTAFRQILLESGIKLAPENLEVTELDQAATVKTVQGLPSIKAVVVDFSIRFDWAKLAFAISCLKEKDVLYLTGAQDDWVICGHNIRILGSGPLIDIITTKSGRTPIECAKPSEVLKEYVLKNCEVKDPKRCLIIGDTIHHDMKFGTLCGFKKLFVDTGVDKIEEATQNQEERPDFYIPSLGLLCPVLDSLQNSSANGKHS from the exons ATGGAGGTCCACGAAAACGGTGTCGCGCGAGTAAGTCAAACTGATCATTCGCGATTGACCGCCATGGCCAGCACGAGGGACCTCACAGAGATGACCGCGGAGCAGCTGCAGGAGTTCCTGGATTCGTTCGACGTCGTCCTATCGGATTGCGATG GTGTCCTATGGCGCCTCCAGAACCCGATCCCTGGCGCGATGCAGACGGTAAACAGGCTAAAGGAGCTGGGGAAGAAGGTGTACCTTCTGACGAACAACAGCACGATAAGCATCGATCGATACTGTGAGAAAATGGATGAAGGTGGCTTGAAAGTAAAACCA GACCATATAATAAACACGGCGAAAGTGATCAGCTGGTATTTGAAGAAGATTAATTTTCGCGACGAAGTATTCCTGATTTCCACCACAGCGTTTCGACAAATTTTACTCGAGAGTGGCATCAAACTGGCGCCCGAAAAC CTAGAAGTGACAGAATTGGACCAGGCGGCGACGGTAAAGACAGTACAGGGTCTGCCTTCGATCAAAGCAGTGGTCGTTGATTTTTCTATACGTTTTGACTGGGCAAAATTAGCTTTCGCAATTTCCTGCCTGAAAGAGAAGGACGTTCTGTACCTGACCGGTGCTCAGGACGACTGGGTCATTTGTGGACACAACATAAGGATCTTAG gatctggtcctCTGATCGATATAATTACCACGAAGAGTGGACGAACGCCAATCGAATGCGCGAAACCTAGCGAAGTTCTGAAAGAGTACGTCCTAAAGAACTGCGAAGTGAAGGATCCGAAACGATGTTTAATCATCGGCGACAC GATACACCACGACATGAAATTCGGAACATTGTGCGGATTTAAGAAGCTCTTCGTCGACACAGGCGtcgacaaaatagaagaagcGACACAGAATCAGGAAGAGCGACCAGACTTTTATATTCCTAGTTTAGGGTTGCTGTGCCCTGTTCTCGATTCTCTGCAGAATTCCTCTGCGAACGGGAAACACAGTTAA